One part of the Glycine max cultivar Williams 82 chromosome 14, Glycine_max_v4.0, whole genome shotgun sequence genome encodes these proteins:
- the LOC100527191 gene encoding CBS domain-containing protein CBSX3, mitochondrial-like (The RefSeq protein has 1 substitution compared to this genomic sequence), whose protein sequence is MQGGFQSFLSHGNVIRNAVLQRVRMVNPLLQPIVSSRFESVTPARIEEHGFESTTISDILNDKGKGADGSWLWCTTDDTVYDAVKSMTQNNVGALVVVKSDANKAIAGIITERDYLRKIIVQGRSSKSTKVGDIMTEENKLITVTPDTKVLQAMQLMTDKRIRHIPVIDEKGMVGMVSIGDVVRAVVREHRQEVERLNAFIQRGY, encoded by the exons ATGCAAGGAGgatttcaatcatttttgtCACACGGGAATGTCATTAGAAATGCTGTTCTACAACGGGTGCGCATGGTGAACCCCCTGTTACAGCCAATTGTCTCTTCGCGGTTTGAATCTGTTACACCTGCTCGCATTGAGGAGCATGGTTTTGAGAGCACCACAATTTCAGAcatcttgaatgataaaggcaAGGGTGCTGATGGCTCCTGGCTTTGGTGCACCACAGATGATACCGTTTATGATGCTGTTAAATCG ATGACCCAAAACAATGTTGGAGCTTTGGTTGTTGTGAAATCTGATGCGAATAAGGCAATTGCAGGGATTATTACTGAAAGAG ATTACTTAAGAAAGATCATCGTGCAGGGAAGATCATCCAAGTCTACCAAGGTTGGAGATATTATGACTGAAGAG AACAAACTTATCACAGTCACCCCTGATACCAAAGTTCTACAGGCTATGCAACTGATGACTG ataaaAGAATCAGACACATCCCTGTCATAGATGAAAAGGGAATGGTTGGCATGGTGTCCATTGGAGATGTGGTTCGTGCTGTGGTGCGCGAGCACCGACAAGAGGTGGAGCGCTTGAATGCTTTCATACAAGGGGGTTATTAG
- the LOC100527191 gene encoding CBS domain-containing protein CBSX3, mitochondrial-like isoform X1, translated as MQGGFQSFLSHGNVIRNAVLQRVRMVNPLLQPIVSSRFESVTPARIEEHGFESTTISDILNDKGKGADGSWLWCTTDDTVYDAVKSMTQNNVGALVVVKSDANKAIAGIITERDYLRKIIVQGRSSKSTKVGDIMTEENKLITVTPDTKVLQAMQLMTDKRIRHIPVIDEKGMVGMVSIGDVVRAVVREHRQEVERLNAFIQGGY; from the exons ATGCAAGGAGgatttcaatcatttttgtCACACGGGAATGTCATTAGAAATGCTGTTCTACAACGGGTGCGCATGGTGAACCCCCTGTTACAGCCAATTGTCTCTTCGCGGTTTGAATCTGTTACACCTGCTCGCATTGAGGAGCATGGTTTTGAGAGCACCACAATTTCAGAcatcttgaatgataaaggcaAGGGTGCTGATGGCTCCTGGCTTTGGTGCACCACAGATGATACCGTTTATGATGCTGTTAAATCG ATGACCCAAAACAATGTTGGAGCTTTGGTTGTTGTGAAATCTGATGCGAATAAGGCAATTGCAGGGATTATTACTGAAAGAG ATTACTTAAGAAAGATCATCGTGCAGGGAAGATCATCCAAGTCTACCAAGGTTGGAGATATTATGACTGAAGAG AACAAACTTATCACAGTCACCCCTGATACCAAAGTTCTACAGGCTATGCAACTGATGACTG ataaaAGAATCAGACACATCCCTGTCATAGATGAAAAGGGAATGGTTGGCATGGTGTCCATTGGAGATGTGGTTCGTGCTGTGGTGCGCGAGCACCGACAAGAGGTGGAGCGCTTGAATGCTTTCATACAAGGGGGTTATTAG
- the LOC100781041 gene encoding TLC domain-containing protein 4-B gives MEFTSSFDLTFFYDYATPSKVVLWLASIFSGIILCVLAYTSTAILSSLLFKGYGKLSSEEKIEWNNRGFSTFHALFVSSASFYLLILSDVFNVNSQDDIVINRSSRLSDTVLGVSIGYFLTDLAMILWNFPALGGLEYVLHHGISIGSITLCLLSGQVHIYILMVLFSESTTPFVNLRWYLDVAGLKSSKLYIWNGIALFFGWLVARIFLFMFLFYHIGTRLDEVKEVFLFGFYTLIMVPSVLAVLNIFWFWKIASGMVKTLTKAKHSK, from the exons ATGGAAttcacttcttcttttgatTTAACCTTCTTCTATGACTATGCTACTCCAAGCAAAGTAGTCCTATGGCTGGCATCTATCTTCTCCGGCATCATCCTATGTGTTCTT GCTTATACATCAACTGCTATTTTGAGTTCTTTGTTGTTCAAGGGATATGGCAAATTAAGCAGTGAGGAGAAAATTGAATGGAATAACAG GGGGTTCTCTACATTTCACGCTCTTTTTGTATCATCTGCATCTTTCTACCTCCTCATTTTGTCAGATGTCTTCAATGTGAATTCACAGGACGACATAGTTATCAATAGATCATCAAGGTTATCAGATACAGTGTTGGGG GTTTCTATTGGTTATTTTCTAACAGATCTGGCGATGATTCTTTGGAATTTTCCAGCTTTAGGGGGTCTTGAATAT GTTCTACACCACGGAATATCCATAGGTTCTATTACGCTATGTCTGCTAAGTGGTCAAGTTCACATCTACATACTTATGGTTCTTTTCTCTGAGAGCACTACTCCTTTTGTAAATCTTAGATG GTACTTGGATGTTGCTGGCCTTAAGAGCTCCAAACTTTACATTTGGAATGGCATTGCATTGTTCTTCGGGTGGTTG GTTGCAAGGATTTTCCTGTTCATGTTCCTTTTTTACCACATAGGGACCCGTTTGGATGAG GTGAAGGAAgtctttctttttggtttttacaCCTTGATCATGGTGCCTTCTGTGTTGGCAGTTTTGAACATATTTTGGTTCTGGAAGATTGCAAGTGGCATGGTTAAAACTCTCACAAAAGCAAAACACAGCAAGTGA
- the LOC100803689 gene encoding calcium uniporter protein 5, mitochondrial, which translates to MWSRWWCGGGVGSLRQRVSFVFNGSHGSVGKVHPFDPFRGFGGEYCGGVGFVLKQMKRSVCSSTLLSSPAGVGGNSNSCGSGSDDNDNNNNNNGNGTEGSISFGDAKKFMRLVNVESLKMKLGRDGKEIIPFCELLQECKSMGVARSSEEALAFAKVLDEAGVILLFRDKVYLHPDKVVDLVRRAVPLALTAEDDPMREELKKLQEKKEEIDVLAHKQVRRILWSGLGFGVVTVGLFFRLTFWEFSWDVMEPITYFTTATGLVVGYAYFLFTSRDPTYQDFMKRLFLSRQRKLYMRYNFDVERFKELQCKCKTPLNAKTILKNRMGLELDLDDALHRD; encoded by the exons ATGTGGAGTAGATGGTGGTGTGGTGGTGGTGTTGGATCATTGAGGCAAAGGgtgtcttttgttttcaatGGAAGCCATGGTTCTGTGGGAAAGGTTCATCCTTTTGATCCTTTCAGGGGTTTTGGAGGGGAATATTGTGGAGGGGTGGGGTTTGTGTTGAAGCAGATGAAGAGGAGTGTGTGTTCCTCAACTTTACTTTCATCCCCTGCTGgtgttggtggcaactccaaTTCATGTGGGAGTGGgagtgatgataatgataataataataataataatgggaaTGGAACTGAAGGGTCTATATCGTTCGGTGATGCTAAGAAGTTTATGAGATTGGTGAATGTGGAATCGCTCAAGATGAAGCTTGGTAGGGATGGGAAGGAGATTATTCCCTTCTGTGAGCTTCTTCAAGAGTGTAAGAGCATGGGTGTTGCTAGGAGTTCTGAGGAGGCTTTGGCATTCGCCAAGGTTCTTGATGAGGCTGGGGTTATTCTCCTCTTCCGGGACAAGGTCTATCTGCATCCTGATAAG GTGGTGGATCTGGTTAGAAGAGCAGTTCCACTAGCCCTAACAGCTGAGGATGATCCTATGAGGGAGGAGTTAAAGAAGCTGcaagagaagaaggaagaaatcgATGTTTTGGCACACAAGCAGGTGCGGCGAATCCTGTGGTCAGGATTAGGATTCGGTGTTGTCACTGTTGGACTATTCTTCAGGCTAACATTCTGGGAATTCTCATGGGATGTAATGGAACCTATAACATATTTTACCACTGCCACTGGCCTAGTGGTAGGCTATGCCTACTTCTTGTTCACTTCAAGAGACCCCACTTACCAAGACTTCATGAAGAGGCTCTTTCTCTCAAGGCAGAGGAAGCTGTACATGAGGTACAATTTTGATGTTGAGAGATTCAAGGAGCTCCAATGCAAGTGCAAAACACCCTTAAATGCCAAAACCATTTTGAAGAATCGCATGGGGTTGGAACTGGATTTGGATGATGCCTTACACAgagattaa